A DNA window from Salvelinus alpinus chromosome 39, SLU_Salpinus.1, whole genome shotgun sequence contains the following coding sequences:
- the LOC139566669 gene encoding mucin-5AC-like has product TTTAAPTTTTAAPTITTVAPTTTTSAPTTTTATIAATTTTTASPTTTPAAPTTTTADVTTTTAAPTTTTAAPTTTTAAPTTTTSAPTTTTAATTTTTAAPTTTTAAPTTTTAAPTTTTAATTTTTSAPTTTTMAPTTTTAAPTTATAAPTSTTSAPTTTTAAPTTTTAAITTTTASPTTIPAAPTTTTTDVTTTTAAPTTTTAAPTITTVAPTTTTSAPTTTTAATTTTTAAPTTTTAAPTTTTAATTTTTSAPTTTTAAPTTTTAAPTTTTAAQITTTAAPTTTTAEVTTTTAAPTTTTAAPTTTTTAPTTTTAAPTSTTSAPTTTTATPTTTTAAPKTTTITITTTAAPTTTTAAPITTTAAPTTTTAAPTTTTAAPTSTTSAPTTSPAAPTTTTADVTTRTAAPTTTTAAPTTTTAAPTTTTAAPTKTTAAPTTTIVCWYNNDRGSHYDHSGSNYNHSGSHYNHCGNHNDHSGSHYNHSGSHYNHSGSHYNYSGSHYNYSGSNYNHSSSHNNHSRSYNDHSGSHYNHCGSHYNHSGSNFNHISSNYNHSDSHNNHSGYKNNHNNHNNHSGSHYNHSGSHYSHSAAPTTATAAPTSTISAPTTTTAAPTTTTAAITTTTAGSHYNHSGSHYNYSGSHYNYSGSNYNHSSSHNNHSRSYNDHSGSHYNHCGSHYNHSGSNFNHISSNYNHSDSHNNHSCSKNNHNNHNNHSGSHYNHSGSHYSHSGSHYDHSGSNYNHSGSHYNHCGNHNDHSGSHYNHSGSHYNYSGSHYNYSGSNYNHSSSHNNHSRSYNDHSGSHYNHCGSHYNHSGSNFNHISSNYNHSDSHNNHSGSKNNHNNHNNHSGSHYNHSGSHYSHSAAPTTATAAPTSTISAPTTTTAAPTTTTAAITTTTACSHYDHSGSHYNHSGSHYDHIGSHYNHCGNHNDHSGSHCDHSGSHYNHSGSHYNNCGNQNHHIGSHYNHNGSHYNHSGSHYSHSGSHFNHINSHYNHSGSHYDHSGSHYNHSGSHYNHSGSHYNHSGSHFNHISSNNIPSCSHNNHSRCYNKDSGSHYNHSASHYNHSGSHYNHSAAPTTTTAAPNTTTAAPTSTTSAPTTTTAAPTTTTAATTTTTASPTTTPAAPTTTTADVTTTTAAPTTTTAAPTITTVAPTTTTSAPTTTTAATTTTTAAPTATTAAPTTTTAAPTTTTAATRTTTSAPTTTTTAHTTTTVAPTTATAAPTSTTSTPTTTTAAPTTTTAATTTTTASPTTTPAAPTTTTAEVTTTTAAPTTTTAAPTTTTVAPTTTTSAPTTTTAATTTTTAAPTTTTAAPTTTTAAPTTTTAAPTTATAAPTSTTSAPTTTTAAPTTTTAATTTTTASPTTTPAAPTTTTTDVTTTTAAPTTTTAAPITTTVAPTTTTSVPTTTTAATTTTTAAPTTTTTAPTTTTAATTTTTSAPTTTTTAPTTTTAAPITTTAAPTTTTAAPTTTTAAPTSTTSAPTTSPAAPTTTTADVTTRTAAPTTTTAPPTTTTAAPTTTTAAPTKLICWYNNDRGSHYDHSGSHYNHSGSHYNHSGSHYNHSGSHFNHISSNNIPSCSHNNHSRCYNKDSGSHYNHSASHYNHSGSH; this is encoded by the exons acaacgacagctgctcccactacgaccacagcggctcccactataaCCACagtggctcccactacaaccacatcggctcccactacaaccactgcg accattgcggcaaccacaacaaccacagcgtctcccacaacaaccccagctgctcccacaacaaccacagctgatgttacaacaacgacagctgctcccactacgaccacagcggctcccactacaaccacagcggctcccactacgaccacatcggctcccactacaaccactgcggcaaccacaacgaccacagcggctcccactacaaccacagcggctcccactacaaccacagcggctcccactacaaccactgcggcaaccacaaccaccacatcggctcccactacaaccacaatggctcccactacaaccacagcggctcccactacagccacagcagctcccacttcaaccacatcagctcccactacaaccacagcggctcccactacaaccactgcggcaatcacaacaaccacagcgtctcccacaacaatcccagctgctcccacaacaaccacaactgatgttacaacaacgacagctgctcccactacgaccacagcggctcccactataaCCACagtggctcccactacaaccacatcggctcccactacaaccactgcggcaaccacaacgaccacagcggctcccactacgaccacagcggctcccactacaaccactgcggcaaccacaaccaccacatcggctcccactacaaccacagcggctcccactacaactacagcggctcccactacaactacAGCGGCTCAAATtacaaccacagcagctcccacaacaaccacagccgaAGTTACAACGACCACAgcagctccaactacaaccactgcggctcccactacaaccacaacggctcccactacaaccacagcggctccaacttcaaccacatcagctccaactacaaccacagcgactcccacaacaaccacagcggctccaaaAACAACCACAATAACcataacaaccacagcggctcccactacaaccacagcggctcccattacaaccacagcggctcccactacaaccacagcggctcccactacaaccacagcggctcccacttcaACCACATCAGCTCCAACAACAtccccagctgctcccacaacaaccacagccgaTGTTACAACAAggacagcggctcccactacaaccacagcggctcccactacaaccacagcggctcccactacaaccacagcggctcccactaaaaccacagcggctcccactacaaccataGT CTGTTGGTACAACAACGACAGAGGCTCCCACTACGATCACAgtggctccaactacaaccacagcggctcccactacaaccactgcggcaaccacaacgaccacagcggctcccactacaaccacagcggctcccactacaaccacagcggctcccactacaactacagcggctcccactacaactacAGCGGCTCAAATtacaaccacagcagctcccacaacaaccacagccgaAGTTacaacgaccacagcggctcccactataaccactgcggctcccactacaaccacagcggctccaacttcaaccacatcagctccaactacaaccacagcgactcccacaacaaccacagcggctacAAAAACAACCACAATAACcataacaaccacagcggctcccactataaccacagcggctcccactacagccacagcg cggctcccactacagccacagcggctcccacttcaACCATAtcagctcccactacaaccacagcggctcccactacaaccactgcggcaatcacaacaaccacagc cggctcccactacaaccacagcggctcccactacaactacagcggctcccactacaactacAGCGGCTCAAATtacaaccacagcagctcccacaacaaccacagccgaAGTTacaacgaccacagcggctcccactacaaccactgcggctcccactacaaccacagcggctccaacttcaaccacatcagctccaactacaaccacagcgactcccacaacaaccacagctgctccaaaaACAACCACAATAACcataacaaccacagcggctcccactacaaccacagcggctcccactacagccacagcg GCTCCCACTACGATCACAgtggctccaactacaaccacagcggctcccactacaaccactgcggcaaccacaacgaccacagcggctcccactacaaccacagcggctcccactacaactacagcggctcccactacaactacAGCGGCTCAAATtacaaccacagcagctcccacaacaaccacagccgaAGTTacaacgaccacagcggctcccactacaaccactgcggctcccactacaaccacagcggctccaacttcaaccacatcagctccaactacaaccacagcgactcccacaacaaccacagcggctccaaaAACAACCACAATAACcataacaaccacagcggctcccactacaaccacagcggctcccactacagccacagcg cggctcccactacagccacagcggctcccacttcaACCATAtcagctcccactacaaccacagcggctcccactacaaccactgcggcaatcacaacaaccacagc ctgctcccactacgaccacagcggctcccactataaCCACAGTGGCTCCCACTACGACCacatcggctcccactacaaccactgcggcaaccacaacgaccacagcggctcccactgcgaccacagcggctcccactacaaccacagcggctcccactacaacaacTGCGGCAACCAGAACCACCacatcggctcccactacaaccacaacgGCTCACACTACAACCACAGTggctcccactacagccacagcggctcccacttcaaccacatcaactcccactacaaccacagcg GCTCCCACTACGATCACAGTGGCTCCcattacaaccacagcggctcccactacaaccacagcggctcccactacaaccacagcggctcccacttcaACCACATCAGCTCCAACAACAtccccagctgctcccacaacaaccacagccgaTGTTACAACAAggacagcggctcccactacaaccacagcgcctcccactacaaccacagcggctcccactacaaccacagcg cggctcccactacaaccacagcggctcccaatacaaccacagcggctcccacttcaaccacatcagctcccactacaaccacagcggctcccactacaaccactgcggcaaccacaacaaccacagcgtctcccacaacaaccccagctgctcccacaacaaccacagctgatgttacaacaacgacagctgctcccactacgaccacagcggctcccactataaCCACAGTGGCTCCCACTACGACCacatcggctcccactacaaccactgcggcaaccacaacgaccacagcggctcccactgcgaccacagcggctcccactacaaccacagcggctcccactacaacaacTGCGGCAACCAGAACCACCacatcggctcccactacaaccacaacgGCTCACACTACAACCACAGTggctcccactacagccacagcggctcccacttcaaccacatcaactcccactacaaccacagcggctcccactacaaccactgcggcaaccacaacaaccacagcgtctcccacaacaaccccagctgctcccacaacaaccacagctgaggTTACAACAACGACAGCTGCTCCCactacgaccacagcggctcccactacaaccacagtggctcccactacgaccacatcggctcccactacaaccactgcggcaaccacaacgaccacagcggctcccactacgaccacagcggctcccactacaaccacagcggctccgactacaaccacagcggctcccactacagccacagcggctcccacttcaaccacatcagctcccactacaaccacagcggctcccactacaaccactgcggcaaccacaacaaccacagcgtctcccacaacaaccccagctgctcccacaacaaccacaactgatgttacaacaacgacagctgctcccactacgaccacagcggctcccattACAACCACagtggctcccactacaaccacatcggttcccactacaaccactgcggcaaccacaacgaccacagcggctcccactacgaccacaacggctcccactacaaccactgcggcaaccacaaccaccacatcggctcccactacaaccacaacggctcccactacaaccacagcggctcccattacaaccacagcggctcccactacaaccacagcggctcccactacaaccacagcggctcccacttcaACCACATCAGCTCCAACAACAtccccagctgctcccacaacaaccacagccgaTGTTACAACAAggacagcggctcccactacaaccacagcgcctcccactacaaccacagcggctcccactacaaccacagcggctcccactaaa ctgat CTGTTGGTACAACAACGACAGAGGCTCCCACTACGATCACAGTGGCTCCcattacaaccacagcggctcccactacaaccacagcggctcccactacaaccacagcggctcccacttcaACCACATCAGCTCCAACAACAtccccagctgctcccacaacaaccacagccgaTGTTACAACAAggacagcggctcccactacaaccacagcgcctcccactacaaccacagcggctcccactaa